One Equus caballus isolate H_3958 breed thoroughbred chromosome 14, TB-T2T, whole genome shotgun sequence DNA segment encodes these proteins:
- the SLC23A1 gene encoding solute carrier family 23 member 1 isoform X2, translated as MSPHFPRGTAHTCAPKMRAQEDPEGRTQHESPGSAGTSIGDPPLFLPTESKFDMLYKIEDVPPWYLCILLGFQHYLTCFSGTIAVPFLLAEAMCVGRDQHVVSQLIGTIFTCVGITTLIQTTLGIRLPLFQASAFAFLVPAKAILALERWKCPPEEEIYGNWSLPLNTSHIWHPRMREVQGAIIVSSIVEVVIGLMGLPGALLSYIGPLTVTPTVSLIGLSVFQDAGDRAGSHWGISACSILLIILFSQYLRNLTFLLPVYCWGKGLTVFRIQIFKMFPIVLAIMTVWLLCYIMTLTDVLPADSTAYGFQARTDARGDIMSIAPWIRIPYPCQWGLPTVTAAAVLGMFSATLAGIIESIGDYYACARLAGAPPPPVHAINRGIFTEGICCIIAGLLGTGNGSTSSSPNIGVLGITKVGSRRVVQYGAAIMLVLGTIGKFTALFASLPDPILGGMFCTLFGMITAVGLSNLQFVDMNSSRNLFVLGFSMFFGLTLPNYLTSNPGAINTGISEVDQILTVLLTTEMFVGGCLAFILDNTVPGSPEERGLIQWKAGAHANSETSTSLKSYDFPFGMSMVKRIAFLKYIPICPVFKGFSSRSKGQLPVPEDTPENTETGSVCTKV; from the exons ATGTCCCCACACTTTCCCAGGG GAACTGCACATACTTGTGCCCCAAAGATGAGAGCCCAAGAGGACCCCGAGGGCCGGACACAG CATGAGTCCCCAGGCTCAGCCGGGACCTCTATCGGGGACCCTCCACTGTTCCTGCCCACAGAGTCCAAGTTTGACATGTTGTACAAGATTGAGGACGTGCCGCCCTGGTACCTGTGCATCCTGCTGGGCTTCCAG CATTACCTGACTTGCTTCAGTGGCACCATCGCTGTGCCCTTCCTCTTGGCTGAGGCAATGTGTGTGGGCCGTGACCAGCATGTGGTCAGCCAGCTCATCGGCACCATCTTCACCTGTGTGGGCATCACCACCCTCATCCAGACCACACTGGGCATCCG GCTGCCGCTGTTCCAGGCCAGCGCCTTTGCATTTCTGGTCCCAGCCAAAGCCATCCTGGCCCTGGAGAGATGGAAATGCCCGCCGGAAG AGGAGATCTACGGTAACTGGAGTCTGCCCCTGAACACCTCTCATATCTGGCACCCACGGATGCGAGAG GTCCAGGGTGCAATCATAGTGTCCAGCATTGTGGAGGTGGTGATCGGGCTGATGGGGCTTCCTGGGGCCCTGCTCAGTTACATTGGGCCTCTCACAGTGACCCCCACTGTCTCCCTCATTGGCCTTTCCGTCTTCCAAGATGCTGGAGACCGAGCAGGCTCCCACTGGGGTATCTCAGCTTG ctccaTTCTCCTGATCATCCTCTTCTCCCAGTACCTGCGCAACCTCACCTTCCTGCTGCCTGTCTACTGCTGGGGAAAGGGACTCACTGTCTTCCGCATCCAGATCTTCAAGATGTTTCCC ATTGTGCTGGCCATCATGACTGTGTGGCTGCTCTGCTACATCATGACCCTGACAGATGTGCTGCCCGCAGACTCCACAGCCTATGGCTTCCAGGCACGAACGGACGCCCGAGGGGACATCATGTCTATTGCGCCCTGGATCCGCATCCCCTACCCCT GTCAGTGGGGCCTGCCCACAGTGACTGCAGCTGCTGTCCTGGGAATGTTTAGTGCCACACTAGCAGGCATCATTGAGTCCATCGGAGATTACTATGCTTGTGCCCGTCTGGCTGGTGCGCCACCCCCTCCAGTACATGCTATCAACAG AGGGATCTTCACAGAGGGCATCTGCTGCATTATCGCAGGGCTGTTGGGCACTGGCAATGGGTCCACCTCATCCAGCCCCAACATTGGCGTCCTGGGGATTACCAAG GTAGGCAGCCGGCGCGTGGTGCAGTACGGTGCGGCTATCATGCTGGTCCTGGGCACCATTGGCAAGTTCACAGCTCTGTTCGCCTCGCTCCCGGACCCCATCCTGGGGGGGATGTTCTGCACCCTTTTCG GCATGATTACGGCTGTGGGGCTGTCCAACCTGCAGTTCGTGGACATGAACTCCTCCCGCAACCTCTTCGTGCTCGGATTTTCCATGTTCTTCGGGCTCACGCTGCCCAATTACCTGACTTCCAACCCCGGCGCCATCAACACAG GCATTTCTGAAGTGGACCAGATTCTGACTGTGCTGCTGACCACGGAGATGTTTGTGGGTGGGTGCCTCGCTTTCATACTGGACAACACAGTGCCAG GGAGCCCAGAGGAACGAGGTCTGATACAGTGGAAAGCTGGGGCCCATGCGAACAGTGAAACATCTACCAGCCTCAAGAGCTATGACTTCCCCTTTGGAATGAGCATGGTAAAAAGGATTGCCTTTCTGAAATACATTCCTATCTGCCCAGTCTTCAAAGGATTTTCTTCAAGGTCAAAAGGCCAGCTTCCAGTTCCAGAAGACACTCCAGAAAATACAGAAACTGGGTCTGTGTGCACCAAGGTCTGA
- the SLC23A1 gene encoding solute carrier family 23 member 1 isoform X1 has protein sequence MKLLPSWRAVLPLGPEDRAWPWVQQPRRTAHTCAPKMRAQEDPEGRTQHESPGSAGTSIGDPPLFLPTESKFDMLYKIEDVPPWYLCILLGFQHYLTCFSGTIAVPFLLAEAMCVGRDQHVVSQLIGTIFTCVGITTLIQTTLGIRLPLFQASAFAFLVPAKAILALERWKCPPEEEIYGNWSLPLNTSHIWHPRMREVQGAIIVSSIVEVVIGLMGLPGALLSYIGPLTVTPTVSLIGLSVFQDAGDRAGSHWGISACSILLIILFSQYLRNLTFLLPVYCWGKGLTVFRIQIFKMFPIVLAIMTVWLLCYIMTLTDVLPADSTAYGFQARTDARGDIMSIAPWIRIPYPCQWGLPTVTAAAVLGMFSATLAGIIESIGDYYACARLAGAPPPPVHAINRGIFTEGICCIIAGLLGTGNGSTSSSPNIGVLGITKVGSRRVVQYGAAIMLVLGTIGKFTALFASLPDPILGGMFCTLFGMITAVGLSNLQFVDMNSSRNLFVLGFSMFFGLTLPNYLTSNPGAINTGISEVDQILTVLLTTEMFVGGCLAFILDNTVPGSPEERGLIQWKAGAHANSETSTSLKSYDFPFGMSMVKRIAFLKYIPICPVFKGFSSRSKGQLPVPEDTPENTETGSVCTKV, from the exons ATGAAGCTGCTGCCCAGCTGGAGAGCGGTGTTGCCCTTGGGCCCTGAGGACAGGGCCTGGCCATGGGTACAGCAACCCAGAA GAACTGCACATACTTGTGCCCCAAAGATGAGAGCCCAAGAGGACCCCGAGGGCCGGACACAG CATGAGTCCCCAGGCTCAGCCGGGACCTCTATCGGGGACCCTCCACTGTTCCTGCCCACAGAGTCCAAGTTTGACATGTTGTACAAGATTGAGGACGTGCCGCCCTGGTACCTGTGCATCCTGCTGGGCTTCCAG CATTACCTGACTTGCTTCAGTGGCACCATCGCTGTGCCCTTCCTCTTGGCTGAGGCAATGTGTGTGGGCCGTGACCAGCATGTGGTCAGCCAGCTCATCGGCACCATCTTCACCTGTGTGGGCATCACCACCCTCATCCAGACCACACTGGGCATCCG GCTGCCGCTGTTCCAGGCCAGCGCCTTTGCATTTCTGGTCCCAGCCAAAGCCATCCTGGCCCTGGAGAGATGGAAATGCCCGCCGGAAG AGGAGATCTACGGTAACTGGAGTCTGCCCCTGAACACCTCTCATATCTGGCACCCACGGATGCGAGAG GTCCAGGGTGCAATCATAGTGTCCAGCATTGTGGAGGTGGTGATCGGGCTGATGGGGCTTCCTGGGGCCCTGCTCAGTTACATTGGGCCTCTCACAGTGACCCCCACTGTCTCCCTCATTGGCCTTTCCGTCTTCCAAGATGCTGGAGACCGAGCAGGCTCCCACTGGGGTATCTCAGCTTG ctccaTTCTCCTGATCATCCTCTTCTCCCAGTACCTGCGCAACCTCACCTTCCTGCTGCCTGTCTACTGCTGGGGAAAGGGACTCACTGTCTTCCGCATCCAGATCTTCAAGATGTTTCCC ATTGTGCTGGCCATCATGACTGTGTGGCTGCTCTGCTACATCATGACCCTGACAGATGTGCTGCCCGCAGACTCCACAGCCTATGGCTTCCAGGCACGAACGGACGCCCGAGGGGACATCATGTCTATTGCGCCCTGGATCCGCATCCCCTACCCCT GTCAGTGGGGCCTGCCCACAGTGACTGCAGCTGCTGTCCTGGGAATGTTTAGTGCCACACTAGCAGGCATCATTGAGTCCATCGGAGATTACTATGCTTGTGCCCGTCTGGCTGGTGCGCCACCCCCTCCAGTACATGCTATCAACAG AGGGATCTTCACAGAGGGCATCTGCTGCATTATCGCAGGGCTGTTGGGCACTGGCAATGGGTCCACCTCATCCAGCCCCAACATTGGCGTCCTGGGGATTACCAAG GTAGGCAGCCGGCGCGTGGTGCAGTACGGTGCGGCTATCATGCTGGTCCTGGGCACCATTGGCAAGTTCACAGCTCTGTTCGCCTCGCTCCCGGACCCCATCCTGGGGGGGATGTTCTGCACCCTTTTCG GCATGATTACGGCTGTGGGGCTGTCCAACCTGCAGTTCGTGGACATGAACTCCTCCCGCAACCTCTTCGTGCTCGGATTTTCCATGTTCTTCGGGCTCACGCTGCCCAATTACCTGACTTCCAACCCCGGCGCCATCAACACAG GCATTTCTGAAGTGGACCAGATTCTGACTGTGCTGCTGACCACGGAGATGTTTGTGGGTGGGTGCCTCGCTTTCATACTGGACAACACAGTGCCAG GGAGCCCAGAGGAACGAGGTCTGATACAGTGGAAAGCTGGGGCCCATGCGAACAGTGAAACATCTACCAGCCTCAAGAGCTATGACTTCCCCTTTGGAATGAGCATGGTAAAAAGGATTGCCTTTCTGAAATACATTCCTATCTGCCCAGTCTTCAAAGGATTTTCTTCAAGGTCAAAAGGCCAGCTTCCAGTTCCAGAAGACACTCCAGAAAATACAGAAACTGGGTCTGTGTGCACCAAGGTCTGA
- the SLC23A1 gene encoding solute carrier family 23 member 1 isoform X4: protein MKLLPSWRAVLPLGPEDRAWPWVQQPRRTAHTCAPKMRAQEDPEGRTQHESPGSAGTSIGDPPLFLPTESKFDMLYKIEDVPPWYLCILLGFQHYLTCFSGTIAVPFLLAEAMCVGRDQHVVSQLIGTIFTCVGITTLIQTTLGIRLPLFQASAFAFLVPAKAILALERWKCPPEEEIYGNWSLPLNTSHIWHPRMREVQGAIIVSSIVEVVIGLMGLPGALLSYIGPLTVTPTVSLIGLSVFQDAGDRAGSHWGISACSILLIILFSQYLRNLTFLLPVYCWGKGLTVFRIQIFKMFPIVLAIMTVWLLCYIMTLTDVLPADSTAYGFQARTDARGDIMSIAPWIRIPYPCQWGLPTVTAAAVLGMFSATLAGIIESIGDYYACARLAGAPPPPVHAINRGIFTEGICCIIAGLLGTGNGSTSSSPNIGVLGITKVGSRRVVQYGAAIMLVLGTIGKFTALFASLPDPILGGMFCTLFGSPEERGLIQWKAGAHANSETSTSLKSYDFPFGMSMVKRIAFLKYIPICPVFKGFSSRSKGQLPVPEDTPENTETGSVCTKV, encoded by the exons ATGAAGCTGCTGCCCAGCTGGAGAGCGGTGTTGCCCTTGGGCCCTGAGGACAGGGCCTGGCCATGGGTACAGCAACCCAGAA GAACTGCACATACTTGTGCCCCAAAGATGAGAGCCCAAGAGGACCCCGAGGGCCGGACACAG CATGAGTCCCCAGGCTCAGCCGGGACCTCTATCGGGGACCCTCCACTGTTCCTGCCCACAGAGTCCAAGTTTGACATGTTGTACAAGATTGAGGACGTGCCGCCCTGGTACCTGTGCATCCTGCTGGGCTTCCAG CATTACCTGACTTGCTTCAGTGGCACCATCGCTGTGCCCTTCCTCTTGGCTGAGGCAATGTGTGTGGGCCGTGACCAGCATGTGGTCAGCCAGCTCATCGGCACCATCTTCACCTGTGTGGGCATCACCACCCTCATCCAGACCACACTGGGCATCCG GCTGCCGCTGTTCCAGGCCAGCGCCTTTGCATTTCTGGTCCCAGCCAAAGCCATCCTGGCCCTGGAGAGATGGAAATGCCCGCCGGAAG AGGAGATCTACGGTAACTGGAGTCTGCCCCTGAACACCTCTCATATCTGGCACCCACGGATGCGAGAG GTCCAGGGTGCAATCATAGTGTCCAGCATTGTGGAGGTGGTGATCGGGCTGATGGGGCTTCCTGGGGCCCTGCTCAGTTACATTGGGCCTCTCACAGTGACCCCCACTGTCTCCCTCATTGGCCTTTCCGTCTTCCAAGATGCTGGAGACCGAGCAGGCTCCCACTGGGGTATCTCAGCTTG ctccaTTCTCCTGATCATCCTCTTCTCCCAGTACCTGCGCAACCTCACCTTCCTGCTGCCTGTCTACTGCTGGGGAAAGGGACTCACTGTCTTCCGCATCCAGATCTTCAAGATGTTTCCC ATTGTGCTGGCCATCATGACTGTGTGGCTGCTCTGCTACATCATGACCCTGACAGATGTGCTGCCCGCAGACTCCACAGCCTATGGCTTCCAGGCACGAACGGACGCCCGAGGGGACATCATGTCTATTGCGCCCTGGATCCGCATCCCCTACCCCT GTCAGTGGGGCCTGCCCACAGTGACTGCAGCTGCTGTCCTGGGAATGTTTAGTGCCACACTAGCAGGCATCATTGAGTCCATCGGAGATTACTATGCTTGTGCCCGTCTGGCTGGTGCGCCACCCCCTCCAGTACATGCTATCAACAG AGGGATCTTCACAGAGGGCATCTGCTGCATTATCGCAGGGCTGTTGGGCACTGGCAATGGGTCCACCTCATCCAGCCCCAACATTGGCGTCCTGGGGATTACCAAG GTAGGCAGCCGGCGCGTGGTGCAGTACGGTGCGGCTATCATGCTGGTCCTGGGCACCATTGGCAAGTTCACAGCTCTGTTCGCCTCGCTCCCGGACCCCATCCTGGGGGGGATGTTCTGCACCCTTTTCG GGAGCCCAGAGGAACGAGGTCTGATACAGTGGAAAGCTGGGGCCCATGCGAACAGTGAAACATCTACCAGCCTCAAGAGCTATGACTTCCCCTTTGGAATGAGCATGGTAAAAAGGATTGCCTTTCTGAAATACATTCCTATCTGCCCAGTCTTCAAAGGATTTTCTTCAAGGTCAAAAGGCCAGCTTCCAGTTCCAGAAGACACTCCAGAAAATACAGAAACTGGGTCTGTGTGCACCAAGGTCTGA
- the SLC23A1 gene encoding solute carrier family 23 member 1 isoform X3 — MKLLPSWRAVLPLGPEDRAWPWVQQPRRTAHTCAPKMRAQEDPEGRTQHESPGSAGTSIGDPPLFLPTESKFDMLYKIEDVPPWYLCILLGFQHYLTCFSGTIAVPFLLAEAMCVGRDQHVVSQLIGTIFTCVGITTLIQTTLGIRLPLFQASAFAFLVPAKAILALERWKCPPEEEIYGNWSLPLNTSHIWHPRMREVQGAIIVSSIVEVVIGLMGLPGALLSYIGPLTVTPTVSLIGLSVFQDAGDRAGSHWGISACSILLIILFSQYLRNLTFLLPVYCWGKGLTVFRIQIFKMFPIVLAIMTVWLLCYIMTLTDVLPADSTAYGFQARTDARGDIMSIAPWIRIPYPCQWGLPTVTAAAVLGMFSATLAGIIESIGDYYACARLAGAPPPPVHAINRGIFTEGICCIIAGLLGTGNGSTSSSPNIGVLGITKVGSRRVVQYGAAIMLVLGTIGKFTALFASLPDPILGGMFCTLFGISEVDQILTVLLTTEMFVGGCLAFILDNTVPGSPEERGLIQWKAGAHANSETSTSLKSYDFPFGMSMVKRIAFLKYIPICPVFKGFSSRSKGQLPVPEDTPENTETGSVCTKV, encoded by the exons ATGAAGCTGCTGCCCAGCTGGAGAGCGGTGTTGCCCTTGGGCCCTGAGGACAGGGCCTGGCCATGGGTACAGCAACCCAGAA GAACTGCACATACTTGTGCCCCAAAGATGAGAGCCCAAGAGGACCCCGAGGGCCGGACACAG CATGAGTCCCCAGGCTCAGCCGGGACCTCTATCGGGGACCCTCCACTGTTCCTGCCCACAGAGTCCAAGTTTGACATGTTGTACAAGATTGAGGACGTGCCGCCCTGGTACCTGTGCATCCTGCTGGGCTTCCAG CATTACCTGACTTGCTTCAGTGGCACCATCGCTGTGCCCTTCCTCTTGGCTGAGGCAATGTGTGTGGGCCGTGACCAGCATGTGGTCAGCCAGCTCATCGGCACCATCTTCACCTGTGTGGGCATCACCACCCTCATCCAGACCACACTGGGCATCCG GCTGCCGCTGTTCCAGGCCAGCGCCTTTGCATTTCTGGTCCCAGCCAAAGCCATCCTGGCCCTGGAGAGATGGAAATGCCCGCCGGAAG AGGAGATCTACGGTAACTGGAGTCTGCCCCTGAACACCTCTCATATCTGGCACCCACGGATGCGAGAG GTCCAGGGTGCAATCATAGTGTCCAGCATTGTGGAGGTGGTGATCGGGCTGATGGGGCTTCCTGGGGCCCTGCTCAGTTACATTGGGCCTCTCACAGTGACCCCCACTGTCTCCCTCATTGGCCTTTCCGTCTTCCAAGATGCTGGAGACCGAGCAGGCTCCCACTGGGGTATCTCAGCTTG ctccaTTCTCCTGATCATCCTCTTCTCCCAGTACCTGCGCAACCTCACCTTCCTGCTGCCTGTCTACTGCTGGGGAAAGGGACTCACTGTCTTCCGCATCCAGATCTTCAAGATGTTTCCC ATTGTGCTGGCCATCATGACTGTGTGGCTGCTCTGCTACATCATGACCCTGACAGATGTGCTGCCCGCAGACTCCACAGCCTATGGCTTCCAGGCACGAACGGACGCCCGAGGGGACATCATGTCTATTGCGCCCTGGATCCGCATCCCCTACCCCT GTCAGTGGGGCCTGCCCACAGTGACTGCAGCTGCTGTCCTGGGAATGTTTAGTGCCACACTAGCAGGCATCATTGAGTCCATCGGAGATTACTATGCTTGTGCCCGTCTGGCTGGTGCGCCACCCCCTCCAGTACATGCTATCAACAG AGGGATCTTCACAGAGGGCATCTGCTGCATTATCGCAGGGCTGTTGGGCACTGGCAATGGGTCCACCTCATCCAGCCCCAACATTGGCGTCCTGGGGATTACCAAG GTAGGCAGCCGGCGCGTGGTGCAGTACGGTGCGGCTATCATGCTGGTCCTGGGCACCATTGGCAAGTTCACAGCTCTGTTCGCCTCGCTCCCGGACCCCATCCTGGGGGGGATGTTCTGCACCCTTTTCG GCATTTCTGAAGTGGACCAGATTCTGACTGTGCTGCTGACCACGGAGATGTTTGTGGGTGGGTGCCTCGCTTTCATACTGGACAACACAGTGCCAG GGAGCCCAGAGGAACGAGGTCTGATACAGTGGAAAGCTGGGGCCCATGCGAACAGTGAAACATCTACCAGCCTCAAGAGCTATGACTTCCCCTTTGGAATGAGCATGGTAAAAAGGATTGCCTTTCTGAAATACATTCCTATCTGCCCAGTCTTCAAAGGATTTTCTTCAAGGTCAAAAGGCCAGCTTCCAGTTCCAGAAGACACTCCAGAAAATACAGAAACTGGGTCTGTGTGCACCAAGGTCTGA
- the PAIP2 gene encoding polyadenylate-binding protein-interacting protein 2, with product MKDPSRSSTSPSIINEDVIINGHSHEDDNPFAEYMWMENEEEFNRQIEEELWEEEFIERCFQEMLEEEEEHEWFIPARDLPQTMDQIQDQFNDLVISDGSSLEDLVVKSNLNPNAKEFVPGVKY from the exons ATGAAAGATCCAAGTCGCAGCAGTACTAGCCCAAGCATCATCAATGAAGATGTGATAATTAACGGTCATTCTCATGAAGATGACAATCCATTTGCAGAGTACATGTGGATGGAAAATGAAGAGGAATTCAACAGACAA ATAGAAGAGGAGTTATGGGAAGAAGAATTTATTGAACGCTGTTTCCAAGAAATgctggaagaggaagaagaacatGAATGGTTTATTCCAGCTCGAGATCTCCCACAAACTATGGACCAAATCCAAGACCAATTTAATGACCTTGTTATCAGTGATGGCTCTTCTCTGGAAGATCTTGTg GTCAAGAGCAATCTGAACCCAAATGCAAAGGAGTTTGTTCCTGGGGTGAAGTACTAA